Proteins found in one Odontesthes bonariensis isolate fOdoBon6 chromosome 11, fOdoBon6.hap1, whole genome shotgun sequence genomic segment:
- the LOC142391391 gene encoding uncharacterized protein LOC142391391, with the protein MSQLHIAIQEGAQLPPVQKCSECCDMYHCPLCSPHVYKPTHRYKVHRHLRCHRARAIQFKGHSVYKCNLGCRPQAHFHCFCEKLFLNRNQFLHHLNTKHRLLADSGHSPLDTETCSNRSPVCDEAAPTASSWSSAMPEAASSHPSQQSDPGTEDASSRAADHIHLKAKFPAAPGGADSHLSPTPVELEILTRLGVVQQQQSHILQLLQQLTHIHSRSGPAPASLGAMFPIADEEGLAALEEKLSQNPDLKNKLISFFGDADGFPIDQTVHVILQRMLSSNFSKRMDWRGKTNKTAFASSCLREIVRDAVRRNSVCARAADEAVECAVKKWLQQASETPGQQAEEGMRG; encoded by the exons ATGTCGCAG CTCCACATCGCCATTCAGGAGGGGGCTCAGCTTCCGCCGGTGCAGAAGTGCTCTGAGTGCTGCGACATGTATCACTGCCCGCTCTGCAGCCCCCACGTTTACAAGCCGACTCACAGATACAAAGTCCACCGACACCTCAGGTGTCACCGCGCAAGAGCGATTCAGTTTAAAG GCCACAGCGTCTACAAGTGCAACCTGGGCTGCCGGCCACAGGCTCATTTCCACTGTTTCTGCGAGAAGCTGTTTCTGAACCGTAATCAGTTCCTCCATCATTTGAACACAAAACACCGGCTTCTGGCCGACTCAGGCCATTCTCCGTTAGACACAGAGACCTGTTCAAACCGCTCTCCCGTCTGTGATGAAGCAGCACCGACCGCGAGCAGCTGGTCCAGCGCCATGCCTGAAGCAGCGTCCTCGCATCCGTCACAACAGTCAGACCCCGGGACAGAGGATGCCTCCAGCAGAGCAGCAG ATCACATTCATTTAAAAGCCAAATTCCCAGCAGCACCTGGTGGAGCAGACAGTCATTTAAGCCCAACTC CGGTGGAGCTGGAGATCTTGACCCGGCTGGGAgtcgtgcagcagcagcagagccacATCttacagctgctgcagcagctgacCCACATCCACAGCAGAAGCGGCCCCGCTCCAGCTTCTCTGGGGGCCATGTTCCCCATCGCTGACGAGGAGGGACTCGCTGCTCTGGAGGAGAAGCTCAGCCAAAACCCAGACTTGAAAAACAAGCTT ATCAGCTTCTTTGGGGATGCCGACGGATTCCCGATTGATCAGACAGTCCACGTGATCCTACAAAGAATGCTGTCCAGCAACTTCTCCAAGAGGATGGACTGGAGAGGGAAAACCAACAAGACGGCCTTTGCGTCTTCATGTTTGAGGGAAATAGTCAGAG ATGCCGTGCGGAGGAACAGCGTGTGCGCCAGAGCCGCAGACGAAGCTGTGGAGTGTGCTGTGAAGAAATGGCTGCAGCAGGCGTCAGAGACGCCCGGCCAACAGGCGGAGGAAGGGATGAGAGGCTGA